From a single Streptomyces liliifuscus genomic region:
- the rplQ gene encoding 50S ribosomal protein L17, whose amino-acid sequence MPKPTKGARMGGSAAHEKLLLANLAKSLFEHGKITTTEAKARRLRPYAERLVTKAKKGDLHNRRQVLSVITDKSVVHTLFTEIGPRYENRPGGYTRITKIGNRRGDNAPMAVIELVEALTVAQQATGEAEAATKRSAKDAEVEAKAEETQVEDAKVDVTKADEESKDA is encoded by the coding sequence ATGCCGAAGCCCACCAAGGGTGCCCGTATGGGCGGCAGTGCCGCGCACGAGAAGCTGCTTCTCGCGAACCTCGCGAAGTCGCTCTTCGAGCACGGCAAGATCACGACCACCGAGGCGAAGGCCCGTCGGCTTCGGCCGTACGCCGAGCGTCTGGTCACCAAGGCGAAGAAGGGCGACCTTCACAACCGCCGTCAGGTGCTCTCGGTCATCACGGACAAGAGCGTCGTGCACACGCTCTTCACCGAGATCGGCCCGCGCTACGAGAACCGTCCGGGTGGCTACACCCGTATCACCAAGATCGGTAACCGCCGTGGCGACAACGCGCCCATGGCTGTCATCGAGCTGGTGGAGGCCCTGACCGTGGCCCAGCAGGCCACCGGTGAGGCCGAGGCGGCGACGAAGCGCTCCGCCAAGGACGCCGAGGTCGAGGCCAAGGCCGAGGAGACTCAGGTCGAGGACGCCAAGGTCGACGTGACCAAGGCTGACGAGGAGTCCAAGGACGCGTAA
- a CDS encoding glycoside hydrolase family 26 protein: protein MSFSVRRVRASRPVRALAATLIAGALLAGCSTFSEEGRDQYERGQGEQPGAEGTGEASESAKPEPPYDVRPLLDPKKKYLGVAADGAPAKMNAVKDFAKRAGKKPNLIEFYSAWGDQYEQELVKNSWDYGSVAFIAWEPFETSMKDIASGKEDEYIREYAKSVKELNLPVAISFAHEMNGFWYPWGTKKTSAADFTAAYKHIHDIFDDEGATQVIWVWSPNVTHPMPKVKLKPYWPGDDYVDWVGVIGYYAATGPNTYQTLYGPTMTQIRGFTNKPFIIAETAAQAGERKPADIKSLFQGTVQRDDVIGFVWFNFDKETDWRINSGPLSEKTFKQQAANSSFGFDVTKP, encoded by the coding sequence ATGAGTTTTTCCGTACGCCGAGTGCGGGCATCACGTCCCGTGCGGGCGCTCGCCGCCACGCTCATCGCCGGTGCGCTGCTGGCCGGGTGCAGCACGTTCTCCGAGGAGGGCCGCGACCAGTACGAGCGCGGACAGGGCGAGCAGCCGGGTGCCGAGGGCACCGGTGAGGCCAGTGAGTCCGCGAAGCCGGAGCCGCCGTACGACGTGCGGCCGCTGCTGGACCCGAAGAAGAAGTACCTGGGCGTGGCCGCCGACGGCGCTCCCGCCAAGATGAACGCCGTCAAGGACTTCGCGAAGCGCGCCGGCAAGAAGCCCAACCTGATCGAGTTCTACTCCGCCTGGGGCGACCAGTACGAGCAGGAGCTCGTGAAGAACTCCTGGGACTACGGCTCTGTCGCGTTCATCGCCTGGGAGCCCTTCGAGACCAGCATGAAGGACATCGCCTCCGGCAAGGAGGACGAGTACATCCGTGAGTACGCGAAGTCCGTCAAGGAGCTGAACCTGCCCGTCGCGATCAGCTTCGCGCACGAGATGAACGGCTTCTGGTACCCGTGGGGCACCAAGAAGACCAGCGCCGCCGACTTCACCGCCGCGTACAAGCACATCCACGACATCTTCGACGACGAGGGCGCCACCCAGGTCATCTGGGTGTGGAGCCCGAACGTGACCCACCCGATGCCGAAGGTGAAGCTCAAGCCGTACTGGCCGGGCGACGACTACGTCGACTGGGTCGGTGTCATCGGCTACTACGCGGCCACCGGCCCCAACACGTACCAGACGCTGTACGGGCCGACGATGACGCAGATCCGCGGCTTCACGAACAAGCCGTTCATCATCGCGGAGACCGCCGCGCAGGCCGGTGAGCGCAAGCCCGCCGACATCAAGTCCCTCTTCCAGGGGACCGTGCAGCGCGACGACGTCATCGGGTTCGTCTGGTTCAACTTCGACAAGGAGACGGACTGGCGCATCAACAGCGGTCCGCTGTCGGAGAAGACCTTCAAGCAGCAGGCGGCGAACTCGAGCTTCGGATTCGATGTGACGAAGCCATGA
- a CDS encoding DNA-directed RNA polymerase subunit alpha, protein MLIAQRPSLTEEVVDEFRSRFVIEPLEPGFGYTLGNSLRRTLLSSIPGAAVTSIRIDGVLHEFTTVPGVKEDVTDLILNIKQLVVSSEHDEPVVMYLRKQGPGLVTAADIAPPAGVEVHNPDLVLATLNGKGKLEMELTVERGRGYVSAVQNKQVGQEIGRIPVDSIYSPVLKVTYKVEATRVEQRTDFDKLIVDVETKQAMRPRDAMASAGKTLVELFGLARELNIDAEGIDMGPSPTDAALAADLALPIEELELTVRSYNCLKREGIHSVGELVARSEADLLDIRNFGAKSIDEVKAKLAGMGLALKDSPPGFDPTAAADAFGADDDVDAGFVETEQY, encoded by the coding sequence ATGCTGATCGCTCAGCGTCCCTCGTTGACCGAAGAGGTCGTCGACGAGTTCCGCTCCCGGTTCGTGATCGAGCCGCTGGAGCCGGGCTTCGGTTACACCCTCGGCAACTCGCTCCGCCGGACTCTTCTCTCCTCGATCCCCGGTGCGGCTGTCACCAGCATCCGCATCGATGGTGTCCTGCACGAGTTCACCACCGTGCCGGGCGTCAAGGAGGACGTCACCGACCTGATCCTCAACATCAAGCAGCTGGTCGTCTCCTCGGAGCACGACGAGCCGGTCGTGATGTACCTGCGCAAGCAGGGCCCGGGTCTGGTCACCGCCGCCGACATCGCGCCCCCGGCCGGTGTCGAGGTGCACAACCCGGACCTCGTCCTCGCCACGCTCAACGGCAAGGGCAAGCTGGAGATGGAGCTGACGGTCGAGCGTGGCCGTGGTTACGTCTCCGCGGTGCAGAACAAGCAGGTCGGTCAGGAGATCGGGCGCATCCCGGTCGACTCGATCTACTCGCCGGTGCTGAAGGTCACGTACAAGGTCGAGGCGACTCGTGTCGAGCAGCGCACCGACTTCGACAAGCTGATCGTCGACGTCGAGACCAAGCAGGCCATGCGTCCGCGTGACGCCATGGCGTCGGCCGGCAAGACCCTGGTCGAGCTGTTCGGGCTCGCTCGCGAGCTCAACATCGACGCCGAGGGCATCGACATGGGTCCGTCCCCGACGGATGCCGCGCTCGCCGCCGATCTCGCCCTGCCGATCGAGGAGCTGGAGCTCACCGTTCGGTCGTACAACTGCCTCAAGCGCGAGGGCATCCACTCCGTGGGTGAGCTCGTGGCCCGCTCCGAGGCGGACCTGCTCGACATCCGCAACTTCGGTGCGAAGTCGATCGACGAGGTCAAGGCGAAGCTGGCCGGCATGGGCCTGGCCCTGAAGGACAGCCCGCCCGGATTCGACCCCACGGCCGCGGCCGACGCCTTTGGCGCGGACGACGACGTGGATGCAGGGTTCGTGGAGACCGAGCAGTACTAA
- the infA gene encoding translation initiation factor IF-1, whose protein sequence is MAKKQGAIEIEGTVVESLPNAMFKVELQNGHQVLAHISGKMRMHYIRILPDDRVVVELSPYDLTRGRIVYRYK, encoded by the coding sequence GTGGCCAAGAAGCAAGGTGCCATCGAGATCGAGGGCACTGTCGTCGAGTCTCTTCCGAACGCCATGTTCAAGGTCGAGCTCCAGAACGGCCACCAGGTCCTGGCACACATCAGCGGCAAGATGCGCATGCACTACATCCGCATCCTCCCTGACGACCGGGTCGTGGTGGAGTTGTCTCCGTACGACCTGACCCGTGGCCGGATCGTCTACCGGTACAAGTAG
- the rpsK gene encoding 30S ribosomal protein S11, which yields MPPKGRQGAAKKVRRKEKKNVAHGHAHIKSTFNNTIVSITDPSGNVISWASAGHVGFKGSRKSTPFAAQMAAESAARRAQEHGMRKVDVFVKGPGSGRETAIRSLQATGLEVGSIQDVTPTPHNGCRPPKRRRV from the coding sequence ATGCCCCCCAAGGGTCGTCAGGGCGCCGCCAAGAAGGTGCGCCGCAAGGAAAAGAAGAACGTCGCTCACGGTCACGCGCACATCAAGAGCACGTTCAACAACACGATCGTCTCGATCACGGACCCCTCGGGCAACGTGATCTCCTGGGCCTCCGCCGGCCACGTCGGCTTCAAGGGCTCGCGCAAGTCCACCCCCTTCGCCGCGCAGATGGCCGCCGAGTCGGCCGCCCGCCGCGCGCAGGAGCACGGCATGCGCAAGGTCGACGTCTTCGTCAAGGGCCCGGGCTCGGGTCGCGAGACGGCCATCCGTTCGCTTCAGGCGACCGGTCTTGAGGTCGGCTCCATCCAGGACGTGACGCCCACGCCGCACAACGGCTGCCGTCCGCCCAAGCGCCGTCGCGTCTGA
- a CDS encoding glycosyltransferase family 2 protein, with protein sequence MSAVGTARVPQNRKRKRTPQSHGLLPTPPDDVEKYSYSRRYLWVLTVGSLISFACLAMSQFLFTASSPWFWLTLPLLAFIIADYLISLYLDGLSKDFDIKGHKRLVRQWRPAVYPSVDIFLPVCGEPLEVLHNTWVHVNRLADSYQGVVNTYVLDDAAEEEVGAMARDFGFNYVVRENRGWFKKAGNLNHAFEKTHGDHILILDADFAPRADLLDELLPHMDDDEKCAIVQSPQFFRIVDAQNWIERGAGAVQEQFYRSVQTSREDKDGSICVGSCAIYRRAALEQTNGITLIEHSEDMYTGFDLRALGWKLRYVPVALSAGVCPDTAGAFHNQQYRWCMGSLELLTSKRFWEMDLKFKTRLCYVSGFLYYLQTALATFIAPVIPLALMILRPDLLRAEAALWVLPSVAYVTLVLPLWHRAPYRLEAWAVRIMYGWSHVFAVWDVMRGRPMGWKPTGSAGAKKNGMRRYWNCMIFWTGGTAVLWIIVAAWRMLTLYPPDFALMLSAGLFYAMVVGRVLVQPRAQEVQEATA encoded by the coding sequence ATGAGTGCAGTGGGGACTGCTCGTGTTCCGCAGAACAGGAAACGAAAAAGGACGCCGCAGAGTCATGGGCTCCTGCCGACGCCGCCTGACGACGTCGAGAAGTACTCGTACTCCCGTCGGTACCTGTGGGTGCTGACGGTCGGTTCGCTGATCAGCTTCGCGTGTCTGGCGATGAGCCAGTTCCTGTTCACGGCGTCGAGTCCGTGGTTCTGGCTGACGCTGCCGCTGCTGGCGTTCATCATCGCGGACTACCTGATCTCGTTGTACCTCGACGGGCTCAGCAAGGACTTCGACATCAAGGGCCACAAGCGTCTCGTACGCCAGTGGCGGCCGGCCGTGTACCCGAGCGTGGACATCTTCCTGCCGGTGTGCGGTGAGCCCCTGGAGGTGCTCCACAACACCTGGGTCCATGTGAACCGCCTCGCGGACAGCTACCAGGGTGTCGTGAACACGTACGTCCTGGACGACGCGGCCGAGGAAGAGGTCGGGGCGATGGCCCGCGACTTCGGGTTCAACTACGTGGTGCGCGAGAACCGCGGCTGGTTCAAGAAGGCCGGCAACCTCAACCACGCCTTCGAGAAGACCCACGGCGACCACATCCTGATCCTGGACGCCGACTTCGCGCCGCGCGCCGACCTGCTCGACGAGCTGCTGCCGCACATGGACGACGACGAGAAGTGCGCCATCGTGCAGTCGCCGCAGTTCTTCCGCATCGTCGACGCGCAGAACTGGATCGAGCGCGGCGCGGGCGCCGTGCAGGAGCAGTTCTACCGGTCCGTGCAGACCTCCCGTGAGGACAAGGACGGCTCCATCTGCGTCGGCTCGTGCGCGATCTACCGGCGCGCGGCCCTGGAGCAGACCAACGGCATCACGCTGATCGAGCACTCCGAGGACATGTACACCGGCTTCGACCTCAGGGCGCTCGGCTGGAAGCTGCGCTATGTGCCCGTCGCGCTGTCCGCCGGCGTGTGCCCGGACACGGCCGGTGCCTTCCACAACCAGCAGTACCGCTGGTGCATGGGCTCCCTGGAGCTCCTCACCAGCAAGCGGTTCTGGGAGATGGACCTCAAGTTCAAGACCCGGCTCTGCTATGTGTCGGGGTTCCTCTACTACCTTCAGACCGCGCTCGCCACGTTCATCGCGCCGGTCATCCCGCTCGCCCTGATGATCCTGCGGCCCGACCTGCTGCGCGCCGAGGCCGCCCTGTGGGTGCTGCCGAGCGTCGCGTACGTGACGCTGGTCCTGCCGCTGTGGCACCGGGCGCCCTACCGACTAGAGGCCTGGGCCGTCCGGATCATGTACGGGTGGTCGCACGTCTTCGCGGTCTGGGACGTGATGCGGGGCCGTCCGATGGGCTGGAAGCCCACGGGCTCGGCGGGCGCCAAGAAGAACGGCATGCGCCGCTACTGGAACTGCATGATCTTCTGGACCGGCGGCACCGCCGTCCTGTGGATCATCGTCGCCGCCTGGCGCATGCTCACCCTCTATCCGCCGGACTTCGCGCTGATGCTGTCCGCCGGCCTCTTCTACGCGATGGTCGTCGGCCGTGTCCTCGTACAGCCGCGTGCCCAGGAAGTGCAGGAAGCGACCGCATGA
- the rpmD gene encoding 50S ribosomal protein L30 — MARLKVTQTKSYIGSKQNHRDTLRSLGLKGINTQVVKEDRPEFRGMVHTVRHLVTVEEVD, encoded by the coding sequence ATGGCTCGCCTCAAGGTCACGCAGACGAAGTCGTACATCGGCAGCAAGCAGAACCACCGTGACACCCTGCGCTCCCTTGGTCTCAAGGGGATCAACACGCAGGTCGTCAAGGAGGACCGCCCCGAGTTCCGCGGAATGGTTCACACCGTCCGCCACCTCGTGACGGTTGAGGAGGTCGACTGA
- the rplO gene encoding 50S ribosomal protein L15, which produces MAENNPLKIHNLRPAPGAKTAKTRVGRGEASKGKTAGRGTKGTKARYQVPERFEGGQMPLHMRLPKLKGFRNPFKTEFQVVNLDKLGALYPEGGEVTVEGLVAKGAVRKNSLVKVLGQGEITVALQVSVDAVSGSAKEKITAAGGTVTELV; this is translated from the coding sequence ATGGCGGAGAACAACCCGCTCAAGATCCACAACCTCCGTCCCGCCCCGGGCGCCAAGACCGCCAAGACCCGTGTGGGTCGTGGTGAGGCGTCGAAGGGTAAGACGGCTGGACGTGGTACCAAGGGCACCAAGGCCCGTTACCAGGTTCCGGAGCGCTTCGAGGGTGGCCAGATGCCCCTCCACATGCGTCTCCCGAAGCTCAAGGGCTTCCGGAACCCGTTCAAGACCGAGTTCCAGGTCGTGAACCTCGACAAGCTGGGTGCGCTGTACCCGGAGGGTGGCGAGGTCACCGTCGAGGGGCTCGTCGCCAAGGGTGCCGTTCGCAAGAACAGCCTCGTCAAGGTCCTCGGCCAGGGCGAGATCACCGTGGCGCTGCAGGTTTCGGTTGACGCCGTCTCCGGCTCCGCCAAGGAGAAGATCACCGCCGCCGGCGGTACCGTCACCGAGCTCGTCTGA
- the rpmJ gene encoding 50S ribosomal protein L36: protein MKVKPSVKKICDKCRVIRRHGRVMVICENPRHKQRQG, encoded by the coding sequence ATGAAGGTCAAGCCGAGCGTCAAGAAGATCTGCGACAAGTGCAGGGTGATCCGCCGTCACGGCCGGGTCATGGTCATCTGCGAAAACCCGCGGCACAAGCAGCGCCAGGGCTGA
- the rpsE gene encoding 30S ribosomal protein S5, with product MAGPQRRGSGAGGGERRDRKGRDGGAAAEKTAYVERVVAINRVAKVVKGGRRFSFTALVVVGDGDGTVGVGYGKAKEVPAAIAKGVEEAKKHFFKVPRIQGTIPHPITGEKAAGVVLLKPASPGTGVIAGGPVRAVLECAGVHDILSKSLGSSNAINIVHATVAALKGLQRPEEIAARRGLPLEDVAPAALLRARAGAGA from the coding sequence ATGGCTGGACCCCAGCGCCGCGGAAGCGGTGCCGGTGGCGGCGAGCGGCGGGACCGGAAGGGCCGTGACGGCGGCGCTGCTGCCGAGAAGACCGCGTACGTTGAGCGCGTTGTCGCGATCAACCGCGTCGCCAAGGTTGTGAAGGGTGGTCGTCGCTTCAGCTTCACTGCGCTCGTCGTAGTGGGCGATGGCGATGGCACCGTCGGTGTCGGCTACGGCAAGGCCAAGGAGGTGCCGGCCGCCATCGCCAAGGGTGTTGAGGAGGCCAAGAAGCACTTCTTCAAGGTCCCCCGTATCCAGGGCACCATCCCGCACCCGATCACGGGCGAGAAGGCGGCGGGCGTCGTCCTGCTCAAGCCTGCTTCCCCCGGTACCGGCGTTATCGCCGGTGGCCCGGTGCGTGCTGTCCTCGAGTGCGCCGGCGTCCACGACATCCTGTCGAAGTCGCTCGGCTCGTCCAACGCGATCAACATCGTGCACGCGACCGTGGCGGCCCTCAAGGGCCTGCAGCGTCCCGAGGAGATCGCGGCCCGCCGCGGTCTGCCCCTCGAGGACGTCGCCCCCGCGGCTCTGCTCCGTGCGCGTGCGGGAGCGGGTGCGTAA
- the rpsM gene encoding 30S ribosomal protein S13, translated as MARVSGVDIPREKRVEVALTYVFGIGRTLSQKTLADTGVNPNTRVRDLSEEELVRIREYVDNNFKTEGDLRREVQADIRRKVEIGCYQGLRHRRGLPVHGQRTSTNARTRKGPRRAIAGKKKPGKK; from the coding sequence ATGGCACGCGTTTCCGGTGTTGACATCCCGCGCGAAAAGCGCGTGGAGGTTGCCCTCACCTACGTGTTCGGCATCGGCCGGACCCTCTCGCAGAAGACGCTGGCCGACACCGGCGTCAACCCCAACACCCGCGTTCGCGACCTCTCCGAAGAAGAGCTGGTCCGCATCCGCGAGTACGTGGACAACAACTTCAAGACCGAGGGTGACCTCCGCCGCGAGGTTCAGGCCGACATCCGCCGCAAGGTCGAGATCGGCTGCTACCAGGGTCTGCGCCACCGTCGTGGCCTGCCCGTCCACGGTCAGCGCACCAGCACGAACGCTCGTACCCGCAAGGGCCCGCGTCGCGCCATCGCCGGCAAGAAGAAGCCGGGCAAGAAGTAG
- a CDS encoding adenylate kinase yields the protein MRIVLVGPPGAGKGTQAAFLAQNLSIPHISTGDLFRANISQQTELGKLAKSYMDEGNLVPDEVTIAMARDRMEQPDAANGFLLDGFPRNVSQAEALDQALKADGVELDAVLDLEVPEDEVVKRIAGRRICRNESSHVFHVTYSPPKKEGVCDACGGELYQRDDDSEETVRRRLEVYHTQTEPIIDYYRAQGLVVTISALGKVDDVTKRAMEALDRQVEGKDQSDEDKSDSEDGDDK from the coding sequence ATGCGTATCGTCCTCGTCGGGCCGCCCGGTGCGGGCAAGGGAACGCAGGCCGCGTTCCTCGCCCAGAACCTGTCGATCCCGCACATCTCCACGGGCGACCTCTTCCGTGCGAACATCAGCCAGCAGACGGAACTCGGCAAGCTGGCGAAGTCGTACATGGACGAGGGCAACCTCGTGCCCGACGAGGTCACGATCGCCATGGCCAGGGACCGCATGGAGCAGCCGGACGCCGCGAACGGCTTCCTGCTCGACGGCTTCCCGCGGAACGTCTCGCAGGCCGAGGCGCTCGACCAGGCGCTCAAGGCCGACGGCGTGGAGCTGGACGCGGTGCTCGACCTGGAGGTCCCCGAGGACGAGGTGGTCAAGCGCATCGCCGGCCGCCGCATCTGCCGCAACGAATCGAGTCACGTCTTCCATGTGACGTACAGCCCGCCGAAGAAGGAAGGCGTCTGTGACGCCTGCGGCGGCGAGCTGTACCAGCGGGACGACGACTCCGAGGAGACCGTCCGCAGGCGCCTGGAGGTCTACCACACGCAGACCGAGCCGATCATCGACTACTACCGGGCCCAGGGCCTGGTCGTGACGATCTCGGCGCTCGGCAAGGTGGACGACGTCACCAAGCGCGCGATGGAGGCCCTCGACCGTCAGGTGGAGGGCAAGGACCAGAGCGACGAGGACAAGAGCGACAGCGAGGACGGCGACGACAAGTAG
- the map gene encoding type I methionyl aminopeptidase yields MVQIKTPEQIAKMREAGLVVAAVHRATREAAVPGATTKDLDEVARKVLAEHGAKSNFLGYGGFPATICTSANEVVVHGIPSDDVVLKDGDIISIDAGAIVDGWHGDAAFTAFVGSGHAPELIELSRVTEESMWAGIAAMKLGNRLVDVSRAIETYIRRQPKPGGGKYGIVEDYGGHGIGTEMHMDPHLLNYVERRRGKGPKLVPGFCLAIEPMVSLGTPKTEVLSDDWTVITTDGTWSSHWEHSVALTEGGPLVLTAPDGGKAKLAEYGITAAPDPLG; encoded by the coding sequence ATGGTGCAGATCAAGACCCCCGAGCAGATCGCCAAGATGCGTGAGGCGGGCCTGGTCGTCGCCGCCGTCCACCGGGCGACACGGGAAGCGGCGGTACCCGGGGCCACGACGAAGGACCTCGACGAGGTCGCCCGCAAGGTGCTGGCCGAGCACGGTGCCAAGTCGAACTTCCTGGGATACGGCGGGTTCCCCGCGACGATCTGCACCTCGGCGAACGAGGTAGTCGTGCACGGCATCCCGAGCGACGACGTCGTGCTGAAGGACGGCGACATCATCTCGATCGACGCCGGCGCCATCGTCGACGGCTGGCACGGGGACGCCGCCTTCACCGCCTTCGTCGGGTCCGGTCACGCTCCGGAGCTCATCGAGCTGTCCCGGGTGACCGAGGAGTCGATGTGGGCCGGGATCGCCGCGATGAAGCTGGGGAACCGGCTCGTCGACGTCTCCCGGGCCATCGAGACGTACATCCGGCGACAGCCGAAGCCCGGTGGTGGCAAGTACGGGATCGTCGAGGACTACGGCGGCCATGGCATCGGTACCGAGATGCACATGGATCCGCATCTGCTGAACTACGTGGAGCGGCGGCGGGGGAAGGGGCCGAAGCTCGTTCCCGGGTTCTGCCTCGCCATTGAGCCCATGGTTTCGCTGGGTACGCCGAAGACCGAGGTGCTGTCCGACGACTGGACGGTCATCACCACGGACGGTACGTGGTCGTCGCACTGGGAGCACTCTGTCGCTCTGACCGAGGGCGGTCCGCTTGTGCTTACCGCTCCCGACGGGGGTAAGGCGAAGCTGGCCGAGTATGGGATCACGGCTGCGCCTGATCCCTTGGGCTGA
- the secY gene encoding preprotein translocase subunit SecY — translation MLTAFARAFKTPDLRKKLLFTLGIIVVYRVGTHIPIPGVDYKNVQICIDDASQNTGLFGLVNMFSGGALLQITIFALGIMPYITASIILQLLTVVIPRLEALKKEGQSGTAKITQYTRYLTVALAILQGTGLVATARSGALFTSCPVANQIVPDQSIFVTITMVITMTAGTAVVMWLGELITDRGIGNGMSILMFISIAATFPSALWAIKQQGNLADGWIEFGTVIAVGLVMVGLVVFVEQAQRRIPVQYAKRMIGRRSYGGTSTYIPLKVNQAGIIPVIFASSLLYIPALIAQFAGGTSGWKTWIEQNLTKGDHPIYISTYFLLIVFFAFFYVAISFNPEEVADNMKKYGGFIPGIRAGRPTAEYLGYVLNRITWPGSLYLGLIALVPTMALVGFGANQNFPFGGTSILIIVGVGLETVKQIESQLQQRNYEGFLR, via the coding sequence GTGCTCACCGCGTTCGCCCGGGCGTTCAAGACGCCCGACCTGCGCAAGAAGCTGCTCTTCACGCTCGGCATCATCGTGGTCTATCGGGTTGGCACGCACATCCCGATCCCCGGTGTCGACTACAAGAACGTCCAGATCTGTATCGACGACGCGAGCCAGAACACGGGCCTGTTCGGTCTGGTCAACATGTTCAGCGGTGGCGCCCTGCTGCAGATCACGATCTTCGCGCTGGGCATCATGCCGTACATCACGGCGAGCATCATTCTGCAGCTGTTGACCGTGGTGATCCCGCGTCTGGAGGCCCTCAAGAAGGAGGGTCAGTCCGGTACGGCGAAGATCACGCAGTACACCCGTTATCTCACGGTGGCGCTGGCCATCCTGCAGGGCACCGGCCTCGTGGCCACCGCCCGCAGTGGTGCACTGTTCACCAGCTGCCCGGTCGCGAACCAGATCGTGCCCGACCAGTCGATCTTCGTCACGATCACGATGGTCATCACGATGACCGCCGGTACGGCCGTCGTCATGTGGCTCGGTGAGCTCATCACCGACCGCGGCATCGGCAACGGCATGTCGATCCTGATGTTCATCTCGATCGCCGCGACCTTCCCGTCCGCGCTGTGGGCCATCAAGCAGCAGGGCAACCTCGCGGACGGCTGGATCGAGTTCGGCACCGTGATCGCGGTCGGTCTCGTCATGGTCGGTCTGGTCGTCTTCGTGGAGCAGGCTCAGCGCCGCATTCCCGTCCAGTACGCGAAGCGCATGATCGGCCGCCGGTCCTACGGCGGCACGTCCACGTACATCCCGCTGAAGGTCAACCAGGCCGGCATCATCCCTGTGATCTTTGCCTCGTCGCTGCTCTACATCCCGGCGCTGATCGCTCAGTTCGCAGGTGGGACGTCCGGCTGGAAGACCTGGATCGAACAGAACCTCACCAAGGGTGACCACCCGATTTACATCAGCACGTACTTCTTGCTGATCGTTTTCTTCGCCTTCTTCTACGTGGCAATCTCGTTCAACCCCGAGGAAGTCGCGGACAACATGAAGAAGTATGGTGGCTTCATCCCGGGCATCCGGGCTGGCCGGCCGACCGCTGAGTACCTGGGATACGTACTCAACCGGATCACCTGGCCAGGTTCGCTGTACTTGGGGCTGATCGCTCTCGTACCGACGATGGCGTTGGTTGGTTTCGGGGCAAACCAGAACTTCCCGTTCGGTGGTACCAGCATCCTGATCATCGTGGGTGTGGGTCTGGAGACGGTGAAGCAGATCGAGAGCCAGCTCCAGCAGCGCAATTACGAAGGGTTCCTCCGCTGA
- the truA gene encoding tRNA pseudouridine(38-40) synthase TruA yields MSDEVEPGYVRVRLDLSYDGSEFSGWAKQAGGRRTVQGEIEDALRTVTRSRDVTYELTVAGRTDAGVHARGQVTHVDLPVEVWGEQRGKLLKRLAGRLPRDVRVWAVREAPSGFNARFSAVWRRYAYRVTDNPGGVDPLLRSHVLWHDWPLDVDVMNEAAERLLGEHDFAAYCKKREGATTIRTLQELSLERGSDGIITATVRADAFCHNMVRSLIGALLFVGDGHRGADWPGKVLAAGVRDSAVHVVRPHGLTLEEVGYPADELLAARNKEARNRRTLPGAGCC; encoded by the coding sequence GTGAGCGATGAAGTAGAGCCCGGGTACGTCCGCGTCCGTCTCGACCTTTCCTACGACGGGAGCGAGTTCTCCGGGTGGGCCAAGCAGGCCGGGGGGCGCCGGACCGTGCAGGGGGAGATCGAGGATGCCCTGCGGACGGTGACGCGGTCGCGGGACGTCACGTACGAGCTGACCGTGGCCGGGCGGACCGATGCCGGGGTGCATGCCCGGGGGCAGGTGACGCATGTCGATCTGCCCGTCGAGGTGTGGGGTGAGCAGCGCGGGAAGCTGCTGAAGCGGCTGGCCGGGCGGTTGCCCAGGGATGTGCGGGTGTGGGCGGTCAGGGAGGCGCCGAGCGGGTTCAACGCGCGGTTCTCGGCCGTCTGGCGGCGGTACGCCTATCGCGTCACCGACAATCCCGGTGGTGTCGATCCGTTGCTGCGCAGTCATGTCCTCTGGCACGACTGGCCGCTCGACGTCGATGTCATGAACGAGGCCGCGGAGCGGTTGCTCGGTGAGCACGACTTCGCCGCCTACTGCAAGAAGCGGGAGGGCGCCACGACCATCCGTACGCTTCAGGAGCTGAGCCTGGAGCGGGGGAGTGACGGGATCATCACCGCCACCGTGCGCGCCGATGCCTTCTGCCACAACATGGTGCGGTCGCTCATCGGGGCGCTGCTGTTCGTGGGGGACGGGCACCGGGGAGCCGACTGGCCCGGGAAGGTGCTCGCCGCGGGGGTGCGGGATTCGGCCGTGCATGTGGTGCGGCCGCACGGGCTGACGCTCGAAGAGGTCGGGTATCCGGCCGACGAGCTGTTGGCCGCGCGGAACAAAGAGGCACGAAACCGGCGGACCCTGCCGGGAGCGGGGTGCTGCTGA